In the genome of Deltaproteobacteria bacterium, one region contains:
- the rpmF gene encoding 50S ribosomal protein L32 — translation MAVPKKRHSHSRTRKRRSHDALEAPNWVTCPQCREPMTLHRVCGKCGYYRGREAVAQD, via the coding sequence ATGGCAGTACCTAAGAAACGTCATTCGCACTCGCGTACACGTAAGCGTCGTTCACACGATGCCCTCGAGGCTCCCAACTGGGTAACATGCCCACAATGCCGCGAACCAATGACGCTTCATCGCGTATGTGGCAAGTGCGGTTATTACCGCGGTCGTGAAGCTGTAGCGCAAGACTAA